The Mycolicibacterium cosmeticum DNA window GGACCGGCACCGTCCGCTGTGGGAGGCCTACCTCGTCGAAGGCCTGCACGACGGGCGCTTCGGCGTGTACACCAAGATCCATCACTCCCTGCTGGACGGGGTTTCGGCCCAGCGGCTGATGATCCGCACCCTGTCGGCCGATCCCGACGACCGGGAGGTCCGGGTGCCCTGGGCGCTGCCGCCGCGCCAGCGGACCGGCACGGCTCCGAACCCGGCATCGGCCTTGCTGCGCACGGTGACCGGCACCGCGGGCGCGGTCGCCGGCATCGCGCCGTCGGTGGTGTCGCTGGCCAAGGCCGCCCTCATCGAACAGCAACTCACCCTGCCGTTCGGAGCCCCGAAGACGATGTTCAACGTTCCGATCGGCGGAGCGCGCCGATGCGCAGCCCAGTCCTGGCCGCTGGAGCGGATCAGGGCCGTCAAGGCCGCCCTCGACGGTGCCACCGTCAACGACGTCGTGCTGGCGATGTCGGCCGGGGCCTTGCGCGCCTACCTGCTGGAGCAGCAGGCATTACCCGAAAACCCATTGGTGGCAATGGTTCCGGTGAGCCTGCGCGGCGAGCACGAACAAGACGCCGGCGGAAACATGGTGGGCACCATCCTGTGCAACCTGGCGACCGACGTCGCCGACCCGATCACCCGCCTGGAGACCATCAGCGCGTCGACACGCGACAACAAGAAGGTGTTCGCCGAGTTGCCGCGGCTGCAGGCGCTGGCACTGTCCGGATTCCTGATGTCCGGGATGGCGCTGAGCGTCGTTCCGGGCTTGGTGTCCTCGACACCGCCCCCGTTCAACATCGTCATCTCGA harbors:
- a CDS encoding WS/DGAT/MGAT family O-acyltransferase, with amino-acid sequence MKLISPTDAMFLLGESREHPMHVAGLQLYRPPEGAGPEFVTDLYESIAKCDEFQPTFRKHPASVLGGISNVSWAFDDEVDIDYHLRRSALPRPGRVRELLELTSRLHGTLLDRHRPLWEAYLVEGLHDGRFGVYTKIHHSLLDGVSAQRLMIRTLSADPDDREVRVPWALPPRQRTGTAPNPASALLRTVTGTAGAVAGIAPSVVSLAKAALIEQQLTLPFGAPKTMFNVPIGGARRCAAQSWPLERIRAVKAALDGATVNDVVLAMSAGALRAYLLEQQALPENPLVAMVPVSLRGEHEQDAGGNMVGTILCNLATDVADPITRLETISASTRDNKKVFAELPRLQALALSGFLMSGMALSVVPGLVSSTPPPFNIVISNVPGAREPMYWQGARLDGNYPLSIALDGQALNITLTNNADNLDFGLVGCRRSVPHLQRLLGHLEDSLAALEKAVGG